In Lewinellaceae bacterium, a single window of DNA contains:
- a CDS encoding VCBS repeat-containing protein — MKTLVTLFLSALCASLCAQNFTKITSPNNPIATDLPTMGYAGASWVDYDKDGDLDLFVNQDFLYRNEGDGQFARILDSGIEGVSIEYNNGNSWADYDNDGDVDLMLVNRNKNGLFANNGDGTFSRVTTGAIATNINAWSPAWADYDNDGWLDLVATHPCGGTGPVCHTNWLFHSNGDGTFEEITDSDVTTGNAAYTSANWSDFDGDGDMDLFIGSGQINVISKDHIYVNQLMETGTANLVRRETGVLFGDLRDGQNWNLIDYDNDGDLDGFVTNWKDDVPCDFYKNNGDGTFTQLTQADLGVHITSEAGRWLANTWGDFNNDGWIDVFLGADGTGVNHLYMNNGDGTFSHAFPSFTNNNRSRGATIGDYDNDGDLDLFINASDISLKGLYRNNLNPASRNDANWAIFTLEGVISNRSAIGAKVRAKATIDGQAMWQVREISAQNSFAGHNSQRVHFGLGDAAAIDSLVIEWPNGLKETDTNLEVNQFSHYVEGMLTGIFEVGKEPLPLSAFPNPFVETLTIKLDGLFRKPGQLSVIDRSGAVVWVTRISGTETEGQIELFLPSLPEGLYFVKIENPEAVGVARLVKIVR, encoded by the coding sequence ATGAAAACGCTTGTTACATTATTCCTTTCAGCCCTCTGTGCCAGCCTCTGCGCCCAGAATTTCACCAAGATCACTTCACCCAATAATCCTATCGCCACCGACCTCCCCACCATGGGCTACGCCGGCGCCAGCTGGGTGGACTATGATAAGGATGGCGATCTGGACCTCTTCGTCAACCAGGATTTCCTTTACCGCAATGAAGGAGACGGACAATTCGCCCGCATCCTCGACAGTGGCATCGAGGGAGTGAGCATCGAATACAACAATGGCAACTCCTGGGCCGACTACGACAACGACGGCGATGTGGACCTCATGCTCGTCAACCGCAACAAGAACGGGCTGTTCGCCAACAACGGCGACGGTACCTTCAGCCGGGTAACTACTGGCGCCATAGCCACGAACATCAACGCCTGGTCGCCCGCATGGGCCGACTACGACAACGACGGCTGGCTCGACCTGGTAGCCACCCACCCCTGCGGCGGCACCGGCCCGGTTTGCCATACCAACTGGCTGTTCCACAGCAATGGCGACGGCACTTTCGAGGAGATTACCGACAGCGACGTCACCACCGGCAACGCGGCCTACACCAGCGCCAACTGGAGCGATTTCGACGGCGATGGCGATATGGACCTCTTCATCGGCAGCGGGCAGATCAACGTCATTTCCAAAGACCATATCTACGTCAATCAGCTCATGGAAACCGGCACAGCGAATCTCGTTCGCAGAGAAACCGGCGTTCTCTTCGGCGATCTGCGGGACGGACAGAACTGGAACCTCATCGACTACGACAACGACGGCGACCTGGACGGCTTTGTCACCAACTGGAAAGATGACGTGCCCTGCGATTTTTATAAAAATAATGGCGACGGCACCTTCACCCAGCTCACTCAGGCCGATCTGGGCGTTCATATAACCAGCGAGGCTGGCAGATGGCTGGCCAACACCTGGGGCGATTTCAACAACGATGGCTGGATCGACGTATTCCTCGGCGCCGATGGTACCGGCGTCAACCATCTTTATATGAACAATGGCGACGGTACCTTCAGCCATGCTTTCCCATCCTTTACCAACAACAACCGCTCCCGTGGCGCCACCATCGGCGATTATGACAATGACGGCGACCTCGACCTGTTCATCAACGCCTCTGATATCAGCCTCAAAGGCCTTTACCGCAACAACCTCAACCCCGCCAGCCGCAACGACGCCAACTGGGCGATATTCACATTAGAAGGCGTGATTTCCAACCGAAGCGCCATCGGGGCTAAAGTCAGGGCTAAAGCCACCATCGACGGGCAGGCTATGTGGCAGGTACGGGAGATTTCTGCCCAGAACAGCTTCGCCGGCCACAACAGCCAGCGGGTACATTTCGGCCTGGGCGACGCTGCCGCCATCGACAGCCTGGTCATAGAATGGCCCAACGGGTTGAAAGAAACAGATACCAACCTGGAGGTGAACCAATTCTCTCACTACGTGGAAGGCATGCTGACCGGCATTTTTGAAGTGGGAAAAGAACCTTTGCCGCTTTCCGCTTTCCCCAACCCTTTTGTGGAGACGCTTACCATTAAGCTGGATGGTTTATTCAGAAAGCCGGGTCAGCTCTCGGTTATCGACAGGAGTGGAGCTGTTGTCTGGGTTACCCGGATTTCGGGGACGGAGACGGAGGGCCAAATAGAGCTCTTTTTGCCGAGCCTGCCGGAGGGGCTTTACTTTGTGAAAATTGAAAATCCAGAGGCAGTGGGTGTGGCGCGTTTGGTGAAAATCGTCAGGTGA
- a CDS encoding T9SS type A sorting domain-containing protein: MITGDDLICKEDGSAELCVPAGYAEYLWSTGETTNCITASAIGTYSVTLTDVNGCSSSCSKEIVINPEPICTITGGGLICDGQPIELCVPAGTSSYLWSTGETTNCITVSAAGTYSVTVTYANGCINTCSTEVTVDITPPEITCPADVTIDCEESTLPLDTGAATATDNCTLSPVIDFNDIITEGTCPQEYAITRTWTATDGDGNSSTCIQALSIEDNTAPSITCPAVSGPVECVGQIPAVDITLVVASDNCGPATVAHVGDGITGQTCEDSLTLTRTYQATDLCGNVATCTQVITVFDDTPPEITFTNPLVGQNGDTIYVQCYGQDPNWDLPSFDEGSVNATDNCTGDVVVTFGQVLQADGNCEEDGYINLYRLSWTATDVCGNSSNAFLFLAMIDTIPPVIHGVPNDTIVNCDEIPELPILIYATDECLCACVVLLEETYPVAGCQDGQVFVRTWIARDDCGNETIATQNITLIDSEAPVLIGVPDVACIGAPELSAISATDNCAQPSIQFVDVSIPNPCGSGRVVRRVYEAYDDCGNMSRDTAILLPNNQNEPSIEFVNPVLAALEPGEVPVMDCAAQNGQYTSFGINDVRVEDACMTGGAVFFAERVVETRDCSNDGIVAVLELKWTVIDACGNLGERALIVHLTDRSSPAFVNFAPEVAIGCNDELPVLSATDDCGEVYITTQDSIIPGDCDFRYDIQRLATATDQCGNTTTKLQTIHVGDERGPIIAGVQAEVCDDLSLPTVTAYDPCAAAFVPVTMQEDTLDMPCPDGMVIERLWAAVSICGDVTEIRQTIILNDSTPPAFSIPLHSIIHAFVGIDHNQILLSQTTHLLRRLDALDELSVVVLDDCDAEIIPVFTLEITYADDCERDGYSERRTYTWTATDICGNSSVLTFTVEIIDDVPPTFGGAPDDNGGATGDITGGVPGDTTIICEPLPLAPAIRAIDPAQPAVIVYSESVTPGDGPGVYIVTRTWTATDACGNTSTAVQHITWIPDTFLECEIILPDVVECNAHGVVISSGVTGGIGPITYEWEIEGDKCFIQAGQGTPEIIIYVGWSDVKIILTVTDEFGCVSICTTTLHCLFSLDDSSLSRFPDANSETGFNTGAPILPDVAGSTSKDQLHQFNVWPNPATGSVNLSFESAVENEIEFSFINLLGQAVLSDKINAHKGFNTREIDISQIHKGSYLIQVKTEKEIHTKVIVIMRID, from the coding sequence ATGATCACCGGCGATGATTTAATCTGCAAGGAGGATGGTTCAGCCGAGCTTTGTGTGCCTGCGGGCTATGCTGAATATTTGTGGAGCACCGGCGAAACAACCAATTGCATTACGGCAAGCGCAATAGGAACCTATTCGGTCACCCTTACCGATGTGAACGGGTGCAGCAGCAGTTGCAGCAAGGAGATCGTCATCAACCCGGAACCAATTTGCACCATTACCGGTGGCGGCCTCATCTGCGATGGGCAGCCAATCGAGCTTTGTGTACCCGCGGGTACCTCTTCCTATCTGTGGAGCACGGGCGAAACAACCAATTGCATCACGGTGAGCGCGGCGGGTACCTATTCCGTCACTGTTACGTATGCAAACGGATGTATCAACACTTGCAGCACGGAGGTCACCGTCGACATCACCCCACCTGAAATAACCTGCCCGGCAGATGTGACGATTGATTGTGAGGAAAGTACATTGCCATTGGACACAGGCGCTGCTACCGCAACTGATAACTGTACCCTTTCACCGGTTATTGATTTCAATGATATAATCACGGAAGGAACGTGCCCTCAGGAGTATGCGATTACGCGTACCTGGACGGCTACGGATGGGGATGGAAACAGCAGTACGTGCATTCAGGCTTTGTCAATAGAAGACAACACGGCGCCGTCCATTACCTGCCCGGCAGTATCGGGCCCGGTTGAATGCGTTGGCCAGATACCGGCAGTCGATATTACCCTTGTAGTGGCATCCGACAACTGTGGCCCAGCAACTGTGGCTCATGTGGGAGACGGCATCACCGGCCAAACTTGTGAGGATAGCTTAACCCTGACAAGGACTTACCAGGCGACGGACCTTTGCGGTAATGTTGCTACCTGTACCCAGGTGATCACGGTATTTGACGATACGCCGCCAGAGATCACTTTCACAAATCCACTTGTTGGGCAAAATGGCGATACTATCTATGTCCAGTGTTATGGCCAGGATCCTAACTGGGACCTTCCCTCATTTGATGAAGGCAGTGTCAATGCAACTGATAATTGCACCGGCGATGTAGTTGTCACTTTCGGCCAGGTTCTACAGGCTGATGGCAACTGTGAGGAGGATGGATACATAAACTTGTACCGCCTGAGCTGGACTGCCACCGATGTTTGTGGGAATAGCAGTAATGCCTTCCTATTCCTCGCAATGATTGATACGATCCCACCCGTTATCCACGGTGTGCCTAACGATACTATAGTAAACTGCGATGAGATTCCCGAGCTTCCTATCCTCATATATGCCACAGACGAATGTCTATGCGCTTGTGTTGTCCTGTTGGAAGAAACTTATCCGGTTGCGGGTTGCCAGGATGGACAGGTTTTTGTGAGAACCTGGATAGCGAGGGATGACTGTGGCAATGAAACGATTGCAACACAGAACATCACGCTCATTGATAGTGAAGCTCCTGTGTTGATAGGAGTTCCGGATGTGGCTTGCATAGGCGCTCCTGAGTTGAGCGCTATAAGCGCCACAGATAATTGTGCGCAACCATCTATACAATTCGTGGATGTCAGTATTCCAAATCCATGTGGAAGCGGGAGGGTTGTCCGGAGGGTTTATGAGGCTTATGATGACTGTGGTAATATGTCGAGAGATACCGCTATCCTCCTGCCGAATAACCAAAACGAGCCGAGTATCGAGTTTGTGAACCCGGTTCTGGCTGCCCTTGAGCCCGGTGAAGTGCCGGTTATGGATTGCGCTGCCCAAAATGGGCAATATACTTCCTTTGGCATCAATGATGTCAGGGTTGAAGATGCCTGCATGACGGGGGGCGCTGTGTTCTTTGCCGAAAGGGTCGTTGAAACACGCGATTGCTCCAATGATGGGATCGTTGCAGTATTAGAATTGAAATGGACGGTTATAGATGCTTGCGGAAACCTTGGTGAGCGTGCGCTGATAGTCCATTTGACAGACAGATCCAGCCCGGCCTTTGTCAACTTCGCTCCGGAAGTGGCCATCGGGTGTAATGACGAGTTGCCGGTTCTCTCTGCAACAGATGATTGTGGCGAAGTATACATTACGACACAGGATAGTATTATTCCGGGAGATTGCGATTTCAGATATGATATACAACGCCTTGCCACTGCAACAGATCAATGCGGCAACACAACGACCAAGCTGCAAACCATCCATGTAGGGGATGAGCGCGGCCCGATCATAGCAGGAGTACAAGCAGAGGTTTGTGATGACCTTTCCCTGCCTACAGTAACTGCGTATGACCCCTGTGCCGCAGCATTTGTCCCGGTTACGATGCAGGAAGATACATTGGATATGCCTTGCCCTGATGGTATGGTTATTGAGAGGCTCTGGGCGGCTGTCAGTATTTGTGGTGATGTGACGGAGATCCGTCAAACTATTATCCTCAACGATTCGACACCGCCGGCATTTTCAATCCCATTGCATTCGATCATCCACGCTTTCGTGGGCATTGACCACAATCAGATATTATTGTCACAGACAACCCACCTCCTAAGGAGGCTGGATGCCCTGGATGAGCTTAGTGTGGTTGTCTTAGATGATTGTGACGCGGAGATCATTCCGGTTTTCACGCTGGAAATTACTTATGCTGATGATTGCGAACGGGACGGATATTCTGAACGCAGGACATATACCTGGACCGCTACTGATATTTGCGGCAATTCAAGTGTTCTCACCTTCACTGTTGAAATTATCGATGACGTTCCGCCTACTTTTGGAGGAGCGCCGGACGATAACGGAGGAGCGACGGGCGATATAACCGGAGGAGTGCCGGGCGATACTACGATCATCTGCGAGCCTTTACCGCTTGCTCCGGCAATACGTGCAATTGATCCTGCTCAACCGGCGGTGATTGTGTATTCAGAATCGGTTACCCCGGGCGATGGCCCAGGTGTTTATATCGTGACGAGAACGTGGACCGCTACAGATGCCTGCGGAAATACCTCGACCGCTGTCCAGCATATCACCTGGATACCGGATACTTTCCTGGAATGCGAAATAATACTTCCGGATGTAGTCGAATGCAATGCTCATGGAGTAGTCATCTCGAGCGGCGTCACAGGTGGTATTGGGCCAATAACGTATGAATGGGAAATAGAAGGTGACAAGTGTTTTATCCAGGCGGGCCAGGGGACTCCTGAGATCATCATTTACGTAGGATGGTCAGATGTAAAAATAATCCTCACGGTGACGGATGAATTTGGTTGTGTTTCGATCTGTACAACCACCTTGCATTGCCTCTTTTCGCTGGATGACAGTTCACTTTCCAGATTTCCTGACGCAAATTCCGAAACAGGTTTCAATACTGGTGCGCCCATTCTGCCCGACGTGGCCGGGAGTACTTCTAAGGATCAATTGCACCAATTCAATGTGTGGCCGAATCCTGCTACCGGAAGTGTAAACCTCAGCTTTGAATCCGCCGTGGAAAATGAGATTGAGTTCAGCTTCATAAATCTCCTGGGACAGGCCGTCCTGAGTGATAAAATCAATGCTCACAAAGGATTCAATACACGCGAGATTGACATTTCGCAGATCCATAAGGGAAGCTATCTGATACAGGTTAAAACAGAGAAGGAAATACACACGAAAGTCATTGTCATCATGAGGATTGACTAA
- a CDS encoding c-type cytochrome, with the protein MKKQFLVMGALCSILFLGTFNWSSCTAKKTAAVTAPEPEMEEKVAEEPPSVPPFIAAIQEKIKGKENLPAEEVFENIQILKGMPAGRVLPIMRMGFSQSLGVKCTHCHEFGDWANETKPTKQVARDMWVMTGKINQELLKEISNLQSEQPVVNCTTCHRGEVKPATNM; encoded by the coding sequence ATGAAAAAACAATTCCTTGTCATGGGAGCACTCTGTTCCATTCTATTCCTTGGCACTTTTAACTGGAGTTCCTGCACTGCCAAAAAGACGGCCGCCGTCACTGCCCCGGAGCCGGAAATGGAAGAAAAAGTAGCAGAAGAGCCGCCTTCCGTCCCTCCGTTTATTGCCGCTATCCAGGAAAAAATAAAAGGCAAAGAGAACCTGCCGGCGGAAGAAGTCTTTGAAAACATTCAAATTCTGAAAGGGATGCCTGCCGGTAGGGTACTGCCCATCATGCGCATGGGCTTCAGCCAGTCGCTCGGCGTCAAGTGCACCCACTGCCATGAGTTTGGCGACTGGGCCAACGAAACTAAACCCACCAAGCAGGTCGCCAGAGATATGTGGGTGATGACCGGAAAGATCAACCAGGAACTGCTTAAGGAAATCTCCAACCTGCAGAGCGAACAGCCGGTGGTCAATTGCACGACCTGCCACCGGGGCGAGGTGAAGCCGGCTACGAATATGTGA
- a CDS encoding TonB-dependent receptor: protein MPTARKIRLPAIPLLCFQALLALSQPDIALIAPSLPHQGQAAGSIEGVARDAETGELLPLVNIRLADTLVGTSTEFDGAFEIAGLKPGEYTLLASYVGYEAFRLERIKVQAGQSTAVAIALEPAAVIAGEVVVTATLKPQAVKLAPASIGIVTSKQIRERNITTFDQAFDEVPGVVVTRSSGANVQAFSIRGASEVAGGGIGNRVLLLIDGRPAISPESGGALWNLVPLNSIARIEVVKGAYSSLYGSSAMGGVINVITHKPEAEPEMRLHVNYGFFNRAPASTGYTAYNDFRTIEGSYSRRTGKFAYLLDGGWKANDGHREKSGFDLYNFYGKASWQFSNNRFLQLSGNVNRIKNDTPATWFSTRQAYSVAPHRRDDYQDRRELNTDLYYYALPNSRVKYSSRFYYYHNYSRFTFDGDQGNDSTNVNFGKQLVAESSVQTQRLGNVTQLDLYTRSSHYIIAGTDVKWDHVVGLPDTVLYGRHQALSLGAYIQDEITFSEKLIANLGVRFDHYNILQESVENNISPKLAVAYNPRSGLSFRMLLAQAFRNPAMAERFIKFEQGGGLRFRPNPNLRSEKLVLSVEIGSKIDIAPGVSLDAALFYNRYNGLISFQQLSKPLEPLLYEVINLKAAVMQGLELSYQHRLKDFLILNLGYTFLDAKDVSEGRLNDELAYKVRHTFSASATAYRGPFTFNVNGRYRSRIREVFIYPGSEPDAAFIANAKLNVKIADHYNCYIAVDNIGNEQYEELERYRMPGRSYTMGAVVRF from the coding sequence ATGCCCACCGCAAGAAAAATCAGGCTACCTGCGATCCCCCTCCTCTGCTTCCAGGCGCTGCTCGCCCTGAGCCAGCCTGATATTGCCCTGATCGCGCCTTCCTTGCCACACCAGGGCCAGGCGGCCGGCAGCATCGAAGGCGTAGCCCGGGATGCGGAAACGGGGGAACTGCTGCCCCTGGTCAACATCCGCCTGGCGGATACCTTGGTGGGGACATCCACCGAATTTGACGGCGCCTTCGAAATTGCCGGCCTGAAACCGGGCGAGTATACTTTGCTGGCTTCCTACGTCGGGTACGAGGCGTTTCGCCTGGAGCGCATCAAAGTGCAGGCAGGACAAAGCACGGCGGTCGCTATTGCACTGGAACCCGCCGCCGTCATCGCCGGGGAAGTAGTCGTGACTGCTACCCTCAAGCCACAGGCCGTCAAGCTGGCGCCCGCCAGCATTGGAATAGTGACGAGCAAGCAAATCCGCGAGCGCAATATTACGACCTTCGACCAGGCCTTCGATGAAGTGCCCGGGGTGGTGGTCACCCGTTCGAGCGGCGCCAATGTGCAGGCTTTCTCGATCCGTGGCGCTTCCGAAGTGGCGGGCGGAGGCATCGGCAACCGGGTGCTGCTGCTCATCGACGGCCGGCCGGCCATCAGCCCGGAATCGGGCGGGGCATTGTGGAACCTCGTCCCCCTGAATTCCATTGCGCGCATCGAAGTCGTAAAAGGGGCCTATTCCTCTCTCTACGGCTCCAGCGCTATGGGCGGCGTGATCAACGTAATCACCCACAAACCGGAAGCCGAGCCGGAAATGCGCCTCCACGTCAACTACGGTTTTTTCAACCGCGCTCCGGCCAGCACCGGATATACGGCCTACAACGACTTCCGCACCATCGAGGGCAGCTACAGCCGACGGACCGGAAAATTCGCCTACCTGCTCGACGGCGGCTGGAAGGCCAACGACGGCCACCGGGAAAAGTCGGGCTTCGATTTGTATAACTTCTACGGGAAAGCCTCCTGGCAGTTTTCCAACAACCGTTTCCTGCAACTGTCGGGCAATGTGAACCGCATCAAGAACGATACGCCCGCCACCTGGTTCAGCACCCGGCAGGCTTACAGCGTGGCGCCCCACCGCCGGGATGATTATCAGGACCGGCGGGAACTGAACACAGACCTATATTACTATGCGCTGCCGAACAGCCGGGTCAAGTACTCCTCTCGCTTTTATTACTACCACAACTATTCCCGCTTCACTTTCGACGGCGATCAGGGCAACGACAGCACCAACGTCAACTTTGGCAAACAACTGGTCGCCGAATCGAGCGTACAGACGCAGCGCCTGGGCAACGTCACCCAACTGGACCTCTATACCCGCTCCAGCCACTACATCATCGCCGGCACGGATGTAAAATGGGACCACGTGGTGGGGCTGCCCGACACCGTATTGTACGGCCGCCATCAGGCGCTCAGCCTGGGCGCTTATATACAGGATGAGATCACCTTCAGCGAAAAACTGATCGCCAACCTGGGGGTGCGTTTCGACCATTACAACATCCTGCAGGAATCTGTCGAGAACAACATCAGCCCCAAGCTGGCGGTGGCCTACAACCCCAGGAGCGGCCTGTCGTTCCGCATGCTGCTCGCGCAGGCTTTCCGCAACCCAGCCATGGCCGAGCGCTTCATCAAATTCGAGCAGGGCGGCGGGCTGCGCTTCCGGCCCAACCCCAACTTGCGATCTGAAAAACTGGTCTTGTCGGTAGAAATAGGCTCGAAAATCGACATTGCCCCGGGAGTTTCCCTCGACGCCGCTCTGTTCTACAACCGCTACAACGGCCTGATCTCTTTCCAGCAGCTCTCCAAACCACTGGAGCCCCTCCTGTATGAGGTAATCAACCTGAAAGCGGCCGTCATGCAGGGCCTGGAGCTGTCTTATCAGCACCGCCTGAAGGATTTCCTCATCCTGAACCTGGGCTACACCTTCCTCGATGCCAAAGATGTTTCGGAAGGGCGGCTCAACGACGAGCTGGCCTACAAAGTGCGGCACACCTTCAGCGCTTCGGCTACGGCCTATCGCGGCCCGTTCACTTTCAACGTCAACGGCCGCTACCGCAGCCGCATTCGGGAGGTTTTTATCTATCCCGGCAGCGAGCCGGATGCAGCCTTCATTGCCAACGCCAAGCTCAACGTCAAAATAGCTGATCACTACAACTGCTACATTGCCGTCGACAACATCGGCAATGAGCAGTACGAGGAACTGGAGCGCTACCGCATGCCGGGGCGGAGTTATACGATGGGGGCGGTGGTGCGGTTTTAG
- a CDS encoding helix-turn-helix domain-containing protein has protein sequence MKLYVKYMVSQRCKMVVEEELQKLGLQNATVDLGTVEIKDGLTPEQREQLKAALLRSGLELMEDHRAILIEKIKNVIIEMIHYDDELPQVNYSDYISEKLGYDYTYLSNMFSEVKGITIQHFIIMHKIEKVKELLLYDELNLTEISYRLHYSSVAHLSNQFKKITGLSPSFYKKLKKKRRGNLEDL, from the coding sequence ATGAAATTATATGTCAAATACATGGTTAGCCAGCGATGCAAAATGGTCGTGGAAGAAGAGCTGCAAAAGCTGGGGCTACAAAATGCAACAGTTGACCTCGGTACGGTTGAGATAAAGGACGGCCTCACGCCCGAACAGCGCGAACAATTAAAGGCCGCATTATTGAGGTCAGGGCTTGAGTTGATGGAAGACCATAGAGCCATTCTGATCGAAAAAATAAAAAATGTGATCATCGAAATGATCCATTATGATGATGAATTGCCCCAAGTGAATTATTCCGATTACATCAGTGAAAAATTAGGATATGATTATACTTACCTGTCCAATATGTTTTCGGAGGTGAAAGGCATCACCATACAGCATTTCATCATCATGCACAAAATTGAAAAGGTAAAAGAGTTGCTGTTGTACGACGAGCTTAACCTTACGGAGATTTCCTACAGGCTGCATTACAGCAGCGTGGCGCATTTATCCAACCAATTCAAAAAAATTACCGGCCTGTCCCCCTCCTTTTACAAGAAACTGAAAAAAAAACGCCGGGGCAACCTGGAAGACTTGTAA